From a single Sparus aurata chromosome 13, fSpaAur1.1, whole genome shotgun sequence genomic region:
- the LOC115593572 gene encoding leukocyte cell-derived chemotaxin-2 translates to MNMLRVCLTAALLVCYGLLSCSSEHDKREAEDLKNGDSNIEVKRNYTTANSGRPQTVTLRKKVKKTGSKMRPRSDISCTELGGICQPNRFICQGRYLADRCSGAKPRQCCTPAAAWSVLCAGHHNNRVRACDSHGCGAFNSRRGNDLHKAVDLVCDDYSIVNTPFSGSLAGPVSRKDPAGNQYDGVKLLSDAHCVKIFNIRPYRYMGPVAQGEALGYLLPLQERFSGITSHLELQMCDGTDPSPFI, encoded by the exons ATGAACATGTTGAGAGTCTgtctcactgcagctctgctagTCTGCT ACGGACTGCTAAGTTGTTCTTCTGAACATGACAAGAGAGAAGCTGAAGATCTGAAGAATGGCGACAGTAACATCGAGGTGAAGAGGAATTACACCACAGCGAATAGCGGGAGACCTCAGACTGTAACTCTGAGGAAGAAGGTCAAGAAGACAGGAAGTAAGATGCGACCAAGAAGTGACATCAGCTGCACAGAACTGGGAGGCATCTGCCAGCCCAACAGGTTCATCTGCCAAGGCCGGTACCTGGCAGACAGGTGTTCTGGAGCGAAGCCGCGGCAGTGTTGTACTCCAG ctgcagcctggAGCGTCCTCTGTGCTGGTCACCACAACAACAGAGTGAGGGCGTGTGACTCGCACGGCTGCGGAGCTTTCAACTCCCGAAG AGGTAACGACCTACATAAAGCAGTGGACCTGGTGTGTGATGACTACAGTATCGTCAACACTCCATTCTCGGGCTCTCTGGCAGGTCCAGTGAGTCGGAAAGACCCCGCTGGGAATCAGTACGATGGGGTCAAACTCCTCAGTGATG CGCACTGTGTAAAGATCTTCAACATCCGTCCTTACCGGTACATGGGGCCGGTGGCTCAGGGGGAAGCTTTGGGTTACCTGCTGCCGCTGCAGGAACGTTTCTCTGGCATCACATCACACCTGGAGCTGCAGATGTGTGACGGCACCGACCCTTCACCCTTCATATGA